Proteins from a genomic interval of Dictyoglomus sp.:
- a CDS encoding M24 family metallopeptidase, whose product MDRKEEVRIKLDRVREFLKNHNLSAMLIKKQPNFSWITAGGVNFVGMATEMGVTSVLVTEKDQFVIANKIEARRMRDEEVGEINFEVLEYEWYEDKEMEIVKKIVGDGNIGCDVPLSGTQFVDNDFRRLRFELTQGEIERYQFLGEKLSRIVEEVLMYETKPGDTEIEVAGKISQKLWKEGIEPTAFMVSSDDRVRNYRHPISKNKKIEKLVMASVNARYKGLYATITRMAYFGNIPESLKKQYEDNVEIECIMINKTRIGEEMRVPVLSAIEEYEKRGYKEEWKLHHQGGSMGYYPRDTRVTPNTTEKVVKNQAFCWNPSISGTKSEDGFIATENGPIMITKPIIFPTLKVEIEGITFIKPDILVIS is encoded by the coding sequence ATGGATAGAAAAGAAGAAGTTAGGATTAAACTTGATAGAGTGAGAGAATTTTTAAAGAATCATAATCTTTCTGCAATGCTTATTAAAAAGCAGCCAAACTTTTCTTGGATTACTGCAGGAGGAGTAAATTTTGTAGGTATGGCTACAGAAATGGGAGTAACTTCTGTTCTTGTCACAGAAAAGGATCAATTTGTAATAGCAAATAAGATTGAAGCAAGAAGAATGAGAGATGAGGAAGTGGGAGAAATAAATTTTGAAGTATTAGAATATGAATGGTACGAAGATAAAGAGATGGAAATTGTAAAGAAGATTGTAGGGGATGGAAATATTGGATGTGATGTACCTCTTTCTGGAACCCAGTTTGTAGATAATGATTTTAGAAGATTAAGATTTGAGCTTACTCAAGGGGAGATAGAAAGATATCAATTTTTAGGAGAAAAATTGTCAAGAATTGTAGAGGAAGTGTTAATGTATGAGACAAAGCCAGGGGATACAGAGATAGAAGTTGCAGGAAAGATATCCCAAAAACTTTGGAAAGAAGGGATAGAACCTACTGCATTTATGGTATCCTCTGATGATAGGGTAAGAAATTATAGACATCCTATTTCGAAGAATAAAAAAATAGAAAAACTTGTTATGGCTTCAGTTAACGCAAGGTATAAAGGACTTTACGCTACTATAACTCGTATGGCTTATTTTGGAAATATTCCCGAATCTTTGAAGAAACAATATGAAGATAACGTAGAAATTGAATGTATTATGATAAATAAAACAAGAATTGGGGAAGAGATGAGAGTACCTGTTCTTTCCGCTATAGAAGAATATGAAAAAAGAGGATATAAAGAAGAATGGAAATTACATCATCAAGGTGGATCTATGGGATACTACCCAAGGGATACAAGGGTAACCCCAAATACTACAGAAAAAGTAGTCAAAAATCAAGCTTTTTGTTGGAATCCATCCATATCAGGGACAAAATCCGAGGACGGATTTATAGCTACAGAAAATGGACCTATTATGATTACAAAACCTATTATTTTCCCTACTTTAAAGGTGGAAATCGAAGGAATAACTTTTATTAAGCCCGATATCTTAGTAATTTCTTAA
- a CDS encoding tripartite tricarboxylate transporter TctB family protein → MKFKINWDVGIGIGIVILGIFILILTLGMPKSPLGLGPGDYPRVISYGLIITGIILIIQGLKEEPSSQRIYSLNSLKRVGLLVLLGLLYVYLVHYIGFLYLTPFLMVATMYLFGYKKLLWGIIISILFTLLVNFIFYNIFKVPLPVFSLF, encoded by the coding sequence ATGAAATTTAAAATAAATTGGGATGTGGGAATAGGTATTGGTATAGTGATTTTGGGAATTTTCATATTGATTCTTACTTTAGGAATGCCTAAATCGCCTTTGGGATTGGGACCTGGTGATTATCCCCGAGTAATATCTTATGGTTTAATAATTACAGGAATAATCTTAATTATTCAGGGATTAAAAGAGGAACCATCTTCGCAAAGGATTTATTCTTTGAATTCTTTAAAAAGGGTTGGTCTTCTTGTTTTATTGGGACTTCTTTATGTTTATTTAGTTCATTATATTGGTTTTTTATATTTAACTCCTTTTCTTATGGTGGCTACCATGTATCTTTTTGGATATAAAAAATTACTCTGGGGAATAATAATAAGCATATTGTTTACATTACTAGTAAATTTCATATTTTACAATATTTTTAAAGTTCCATTACCTGTCTTTTCTTTATTTTAA
- a CDS encoding tripartite tricarboxylate transporter substrate binding protein yields MFNRKFLIILILLGIFLINVGTSAGYPERPVQIIVPWSAGGATDVLFRTIASVFPKYANGQPLVVNNIPGGGAVPGTMEFLRAKPDGYTLLSFAAPILIKSHMDPVQFDVNSFEPVVLVVNDPCYILVRKDSPWKNLKDYVEFAKQNPGKITIGNGGAGGGTHLAALAFEAFAKIKLTHVPFEGGGPAVTALVGGHIDSYMGAAPEGLTNVDAGQLRILGVFGKNRIEKYPDVATAREQGFNFLFGMWRGVAVQKGVPKEIIDKLHVIFYKCIQDPDFQKRAKELALSIEYKGPASFAKFIKDYDKYYENLIKTNKLGTKYKY; encoded by the coding sequence ATGTTTAACAGAAAATTCCTTATTATCTTAATTCTTCTTGGTATTTTTCTGATTAATGTGGGAACCAGTGCTGGATATCCAGAAAGACCTGTTCAGATTATAGTCCCTTGGTCTGCAGGTGGAGCTACTGATGTTCTCTTTAGGACTATTGCCAGTGTATTTCCTAAATATGCTAATGGGCAACCTTTAGTTGTGAACAATATTCCTGGTGGTGGAGCAGTGCCAGGAACTATGGAGTTTTTGAGGGCAAAACCCGATGGATATACTTTGCTTTCCTTTGCAGCACCAATATTAATTAAATCCCATATGGATCCCGTTCAATTTGATGTCAATTCCTTTGAGCCAGTAGTATTAGTAGTTAATGACCCTTGCTATATTCTTGTTAGGAAGGATTCTCCTTGGAAAAACTTGAAGGATTATGTGGAATTTGCAAAACAAAATCCCGGAAAGATAACCATTGGGAATGGTGGTGCAGGAGGCGGAACCCATCTTGCTGCTCTTGCCTTTGAGGCCTTCGCAAAGATTAAGCTTACCCATGTTCCCTTTGAAGGTGGCGGTCCTGCAGTTACTGCTCTTGTAGGAGGACATATTGATTCCTATATGGGTGCTGCACCAGAGGGATTAACAAATGTAGATGCAGGACAACTAAGAATTCTTGGAGTATTTGGTAAGAATAGGATTGAAAAGTATCCTGATGTTGCTACTGCCAGAGAACAAGGATTTAATTTCTTATTTGGAATGTGGAGAGGAGTAGCAGTACAAAAGGGAGTTCCTAAAGAAATAATAGATAAGCTTCATGTAATATTCTATAAATGTATTCAAGATCCTGATTTCCAAAAGAGAGCAAAGGAGCTTGCATTGTCCATAGAATATAAAGGACCAGCATCCTTTGCAAAATTCATAAAGGATTACGACAAATATTATGAAAATCTTATTAAAACCAATAAATTAGGGACTAAATATAAGTATTAA
- a CDS encoding tripartite tricarboxylate transporter permease, with product MVNYWLEGLKIAIQPNNLILMLIGTIGGIIVGALPGVTSSMGIILLLPFTYYLDPKSAMLMLAGMYSGSMFGGSISAILLGVPGTPSASATLLDGYPLGKQGKGGKAILTALYASTAGGILSGIVLVFLAPELAKFALRFSPVDYFALSIFGLTIIASVSGRYLVKGLIAGILGLFISTVGVENIRGSTRFTFGIPALTAGFELLPVLIGVFAIAEILLELEQREKEYKIQHTLTSSFLSWEEIKSLLIPILVGAVIGITIGIIPGTGGTIATYLAYNELRRWSKNKQKFGKGAIEGVAVVECANNAVTGGALVPTLALGVPGDVVTAVMLGAMILIGVRPGPLLFQARPDLIYSFFAGWFIIQFMMLGTGFISSLTAPYILKIPKNILMPIVLVFAIIGSFAIRNSLYDVAVAIIFGLIGYFMRKHNFPQAPLVLGVILGPMAETNLNRALILSRNDWSILVRSPISLTLLILSVLSIVFAVISFRKESK from the coding sequence ATGGTAAATTATTGGTTAGAAGGACTTAAAATTGCAATTCAACCTAATAATCTTATCTTAATGCTTATTGGAACTATAGGCGGAATCATAGTAGGAGCTCTTCCAGGAGTTACTTCCTCTATGGGAATAATTCTCCTCCTTCCCTTTACCTATTATCTTGATCCAAAATCTGCAATGCTTATGCTTGCAGGAATGTATTCAGGATCCATGTTTGGTGGATCTATTTCTGCAATCCTTCTTGGAGTTCCTGGAACACCCTCTGCTTCTGCAACCCTTCTTGATGGATATCCCTTGGGAAAACAAGGAAAAGGAGGAAAAGCAATCTTAACTGCTCTTTATGCATCTACTGCTGGAGGAATTCTAAGTGGTATAGTTCTGGTATTTTTGGCACCTGAGCTTGCAAAATTTGCCCTTAGATTTTCTCCAGTAGATTATTTTGCTCTTTCCATATTTGGTTTAACAATAATAGCCAGTGTCTCTGGAAGATATTTAGTTAAGGGATTAATTGCAGGAATATTGGGACTTTTTATATCCACAGTGGGAGTTGAAAATATTAGAGGTTCCACAAGATTTACTTTTGGAATACCTGCTCTAACTGCAGGGTTTGAACTCCTTCCTGTACTAATAGGTGTTTTTGCTATTGCAGAGATATTATTGGAATTGGAACAAAGGGAGAAGGAATATAAAATTCAACATACTTTAACTTCTTCATTTTTAAGTTGGGAGGAAATTAAATCTTTATTAATACCTATACTTGTAGGAGCTGTTATAGGAATAACTATAGGGATTATTCCTGGTACAGGAGGAACCATTGCTACTTACTTAGCTTATAATGAGCTTAGAAGATGGTCTAAAAATAAACAGAAATTTGGAAAAGGAGCTATAGAAGGAGTAGCAGTTGTGGAATGTGCAAACAATGCAGTTACAGGTGGTGCATTGGTACCTACCTTAGCCCTTGGAGTTCCAGGAGACGTAGTAACTGCAGTAATGCTTGGTGCCATGATTCTTATAGGTGTAAGACCAGGACCTCTTTTATTCCAGGCAAGACCTGATTTAATATATTCTTTCTTTGCTGGTTGGTTCATTATTCAATTTATGATGCTTGGAACTGGATTTATATCGAGCTTAACTGCTCCTTACATCTTAAAAATTCCTAAAAATATTCTCATGCCTATAGTTCTTGTTTTCGCAATAATTGGTTCTTTTGCAATTAGAAACAGTCTTTATGATGTTGCTGTAGCAATAATCTTTGGACTAATAGGATACTTTATGAGAAAGCATAATTTCCCTCAAGCTCCTTTAGTACTTGGAGTAATCTTAGGTCCCATGGCGGAGACAAATTTAAATAGGGCATTAATATTATCCAGAAATGATTGGAGTATTTTAGTAAGAAGTCCCATCTCTTTAACATTATTAATTCTTTCTGTTTTATCTATAGTTTTTGCAGTTATTTCCTTTAGAAAGGAAAGTAAATAG